One window of the Camelina sativa cultivar DH55 chromosome 1, Cs, whole genome shotgun sequence genome contains the following:
- the LOC104717922 gene encoding uncharacterized protein LOC104717922, protein MFQIVGKYRWKQSYRYKKLTEQHEKLTTTTPPTTTRSSKRHYLGKKNEFRAKGFRLNRSRKLVLKALALPRRIFNIYVRITNQMNREGLYPNLVFSSHWGFPGQLNSRGGFR, encoded by the coding sequence ATGTTTCAAATTGTAGGGAAGTACCGGTGGAAACAATCGTATCGGTACAAAAAGCTAACTGAGCAACATGAAAAactgacaacaacaacaccaccaacaacaacaaggtcaagtAAAAGACATTACTTGGGGAAGAAGAACGAGTTTCGAGCAAAAGGGTTTAGACTAAACCGATCAAGGAAGCTGGTACTTAAGGCATTAGCTTTGCCGAGAAGAATCTTTAACATCTATGTGCGTATCACAAATCAGATGAACAGAGAAGGTTTGTATCCGaatcttgttttctcttctcattGGGGTTTCCCTGGTCAGCTGAATTCGAGAGGTGGGTTCCGTTAG
- the LOC104718019 gene encoding uncharacterized protein LOC104718019 — protein sequence MFIQVNQISHHRNLLEEISISPFLNSILDFPNLPIPMSRNISSSNGVCWQSNSGYYGYGYGGGGYVEKRQLFLKSYQFSRKQSLTEKIQRSVKRVVKKVVWIRLKSARKLKRVVWSRLKTAFFYRRRRFFRLLHPNKPSSYCFY from the coding sequence ATGTTTATACAAGTTAACCAAATAAGCCATCACCGTAATCTACTGGAAGAAATCTCCATCAGCCCTTTTTTAAACTCAATTCTTGACTTTCCAAATCTCCCAATTCCGATGAGCAGAAACATCAGCAGCAGCAACGGCGTTTGTTGGCAGAGCAACAGCGGTTACTACGGCTATGGttatggaggaggaggatacgTGGAGAAGAGGCAACTGTTCCTGAAGAGCTACCAATTCTCGAGGAAACAGAGCTTAACAGAGAAGATTCAAAGATCCGTGAAGAGAGTTGTCAAGAAAGTTGTTTGGATAAGGTTGAAATCTGCTAGGAAGCTGAAACGCGTCGTTTGGTCGCGTCTCAAAACAGCGTTTTTCTACCGCCGTAGACGCTTTTTTCGTCTCCTTCATCCAAACAAACCTTCATCTTACTGCTTCTactaa
- the LOC104718110 gene encoding transmembrane protein 184A, with protein sequence MADLLPIYLIIVAFLCTVGAIALALFHIYKHLLNYTEPIYQRYIVRIVFMVPVYALMSFLALVLPKSSIYFNSIREVYEAWVIYNFLSLCLAWVGGPGSVVISLTGRSLKPSWHLMTCCFPPLPLDGRFIRRCKQGCLQFVILKPILVAVTLVLYAKGKYKDGNFSPDQSYLYLTIIYTISYTVALYALVLFYVACKDLLQPFNPVPKFVIIKSVVFLTYWQGVLIFLFAKSGFIRDEEEAALFQNFIICVEMLIAAAAHFYAFPYKEYAEANVGGARSFSRSLAHAVMLNDFYHDTVHQFSPTYHDYVLYNHNDGGEEGTRKYRARTFVPTGQEMDAVRKNKHMFGNKIDGVSVSSQSSESSTPKTSGVSCDHARPETMKSSLLVDASDSVSTMYDMSLIDIDISSYPSKVPSANIGGGGPK encoded by the exons atgGCGGATTTGCTTCCCATTTACCTCATTATTGTGGCGTTTCTATGCACTGTCGGAGCCATTGCTTTGGCCTTATTCCATATCTACAAGCACCTTTTGAATTATACCGAACCCATTTATCAGAGATATATTGTGCGCATCGTCTTCATGGTCCCG GTCTATGCCTTGATGTCATTCTTGGCTCTTGTGTTGCCCAAGAGCTCGATATATTTTAACTCCATCCGAGAAGT TTACGAAGCATGGGTGATTTACAATTTTCTATCGCTGTGCTTGGCATGGGTTGGAGGCCCAGGTTCAGTAGTTATAAGCTTAACTGGCCGCTCTTTGAAGCCATCATGGCATCTCATGACATGTTGCTTCCCACCACTGCCATTAGACGG GCGTTTTATTCGACGGTGCAAGCAAGGTTGTCTGCAATTTGTTATTCTAAAGCCAATCCTAGTTGCTGTCACACTTGTGCTTTATGCAAAAGGAAAATACAAGGATGGAAATTTTAGCCCTGATCAATCCTATCTCTATCTTACCATCATCTATACAATATCATACACAGTAGCTTTGTACGCACTGGTCCTCTTTTATGTGGCATGCAAAGATCTGCTTCAGCCATTCAATCCAGTCCCAAAGTTTGTGATTATAAAGTCTGTTGTCTTTCTAACTTATTGGCAG GGTGttctaattttcctttttgctaaATCTGGATTTATaagggatgaagaagaagcagcactcttccaaaattttataatatgtgtGGAAATGCTTATTGCTGCAGCTGCTCATTTCTATGCATTTCCGTACAAGGAATATGCAGAGGCCAATGTTGGAGGAGCTCGAAGTTTCTCAAGAAGTCTGGCACATGCTGTTATGCTAAATGATTTCTACCATGATACTGTTCACCAG TTTTCCCCGACATATCACGATTATGTGCTCTATAATCATAATGATGGTGGTGAGGAAGGGACAAGGAAGTACCGGGCACGAACATTTGTGCCTACTGGTCAGGAAATGGATGCTGTTAGAAAGAACAAACACATGTTTGGAAACAAGATAGATGGTGTTTCAGTCTCTAGTCAATCTTCAGAATCAAGCACACCCAAAACCTCTGGTGTAAGTTGTGATCATGCACGCCCTGAAACCATGAAATCTTCTTTGCTTGTGGATGCCTCGGACTCAGTTTCCACAATGTATGACATGTCCCTCATTGACATTGATATATCGAGCTACCCAAGCAAGGTACCTTCTGCAAATATAGGTGGAGGAGGACCTAAATAG
- the LOC104718261 gene encoding germin-like protein subfamily 1 member 7: protein MEGFLRFLVAKAILLAIASSFVSCYDPSPLQDFCVAVDDANGVFVNGKFCKDPKYVKAEDFFTSGLNIAGNTMNRVGSNVTNVNVDRIPGLNTLGVSLVRIDFAPGGQNPPHTHPRATEILVLVEGTLLVGFVTSNQDNNRLFSKVLYPGDVFVFPVGMIHFQVNVGRTNAVAFAGLGSQNPGTITIADAVFGSTPLIMPEILAKAFQLDVNVVRYLEARFSRNY, encoded by the exons atggaaGGGTTTCTTCGGTTCCTTGTAGCGAAAGCCATCTTGTTGGCTATAGCATCTTCATTTGTGTCTTGTTACGACCCAAGTCCTCTTCAAGACTTTTGTGTTGCCGTCGATGACGCTAATGGCG TTTTCGTGAATGGAAAATTCTGCAAAGACCCAAAATACGTGAAAGCCGAAGATTTTTTCACTTCCGGACTAAACATCGCCGGGAACACCATGAACCGCGTCGGCTCCAACGTTACAAACGTTAACGTCGACAGAATCCCTGGACTCAACACCCTCGGAGTGTCCCTTGTCAGAATTGACTTTGCCCCAGGAGGTCAAAACCCGCCACACACGCACCCACGTGCCACCGAGATACTCGTGCTTGTTGAAGGAACGCTCTTAGTCGGGTTTGTAACATCGAACCAAGACAACAACAGATTGTTCTCAAAGGTTCTTTACCCCGGAGACGTATTTGTGTTTCCCGTTGGAATGATACATTTTCAAGTGAACGTTGGGAGGACTAACGCGGTTGCGTTTGCTGGTCTCGGTAGCCAAAACCCCGGTACGATCACAATCGCAGACGCGGTCTTTGGATCGACGCCTTTGATTATGCCAGAGATTTTAGCTAAAGCGTTTCAGCTGGATGTGAACGTGGTTAGATACCTTGAGGCAAGGTTTTCTCGTAACTATTGA